TTTCTCAACTCAAAGGGGTCTTGCTGAAATTACTTTATCTGCATATGTGGTACAAACATTAATTTTTGGATTTTTATTCATGGGTTATCAAGTAGGAATCAGAGACAAAAACCATGGATATGATCAGATAATAAAGAAAATGGATAATTCATTCGCAGAGAGTATTGGAAAAATAATTGCCTTATGGATTTATTGTATTATGATAAATTTGGTTCTAATATTGGAAGTTATCATTTTAGGCAAGATATATCAATCACCATCATGGCTTATAGTAGAGAGTATACAATACATATTATTATATTTCTTATTAAGTTCCATGATTTCTGCAACTCTAGGTATGCTAACATCAGCAATTATAACTAGTAAATTAGCTTACTTTGTCTTACTAATAGTGGGGGCAAGTATTGGACCTTTAGGAGTAGGAATTTTTGAGCAAATATGTGCACTGTTAAATATAGATCCTATTTGGTTGAAATCTTTTTTTGTATGGATAAATTTAGGTCAATATAATCCATATGTAGGGATGAACTACCTTTATGGTTTTGAAATAGAAAGCAAAAGATATATGCATCATGTAGTGATATTGTTTGTAATTTTGGCATTATATTTTATAGCAGTTAAATTTAAAAAATATGAAACAGCAAAATTCAAGAAAAGTGCTTCTAAGGCATTGATTATTGTAACATTATTAATCGGGATTAATACAATAATATACTTAAAACCAACATTCGTATATAAATCTGGAACTACTGATAACTACGGAAAAGATGTACAAGATTATTTATACTATACAACAAATACCAAAGAATACAATACAATAGAATACAATACAATAGAATACAATACAATAGATAGTTATAAGATTAAAAAAGTTAAGGGGAAAATTGATTTAAGGAATCATTTTTCGTTTTCGGGAGATATTATTTTAGACATTATGGAACCAACAGATGAAATTGTCATGACTTTGTACCACGGATTTAAAATTGATAATATACTTCTTGA
This region of Xylanivirga thermophila genomic DNA includes:
- a CDS encoding ABC transporter permease produces the protein MKKIKSTVKYELLQILRQKIFYIILPISMFFLFFSTQRGLAEITLSAYVVQTLIFGFLFMGYQVGIRDKNHGYDQIIKKMDNSFAESIGKIIALWIYCIMINLVLILEVIILGKIYQSPSWLIVESIQYILLYFLLSSMISATLGMLTSAIITSKLAYFVLLIVGASIGPLGVGIFEQICALLNIDPIWLKSFFVWINLGQYNPYVGMNYLYGFEIESKRYMHHVVILFVILALYFIAVKFKKYETAKFKKSASKALIIVTLLIGINTIIYLKPTFVYKSGTTDNYGKDVQDYLYYTTNTKEYNTIEYNTIEYNTIDSYKIKKVKGKIDLRNHFSFSGDIILDIMEPTDEIVMTLYHGFKIDNILLDEEECEWEQERDVFTIKLDREYDENSTIQLSIDYKGMSSQYFFAGEKATLLPNYYAFLPYPGDNNVMAIINEHLNVIPLVHNSDIDYEIEVLSKRKIYSNLDSVDEDSFIGTSNEGLMLIGGYVNEFTNDSLRIIYTDDVKLEEAIDLTESFNEQLEILSNILELEFQPIEIACFVPIKTGLLCGRETQTMKTGKILYTSLTTNKYTYLEQYILEESLACLVLSNPELLMLQNEDNKRYLDVFLSWYMEKYNIIDGDMFVDDDIKDMTLDEKWNLVKELKELIKGR